CGGCTGCCGATGACGGCCGGGTCCGGGGCCAAGGTGCTCACCGCCTGGGCCGATCCGGCGACGTCCAGGGCGATCCTGGCCGAGGCCTCGTTCACCGAACGGGTGCTGGCCGAGGTACGCCGCCGCGGGTGGGCCCAGTCGGTGGCCGAGCGTGAGACCGGAGTGGCGTCGGTGTCGGCCCCGGTTCGCGACCGGGCGGGCCAGGTCATCGCCGCGGTCTCGGTGTCCGGACCGGTCGAGCGGATCGGTCGCCGCCCGGGCGAACGGTGGGCCGGTGATCTGATCCAGGCGTCGGAAGCGCTGACCGCCCGGCTGTAGCCGGTAACGCAGAAGACCCCCGCAGACCGAAGTCCGCGGGGGTCTTTCGCTGGTAGCCCCGAAGGGATTCGAACCCTCGCTACCGCCGTGAGAGGGCGGCGTCCTAGGCCGCTAGACGACGGGGCCCTAGGTGACACTCGGTCGCACTGCTCGTGACCGAAGAGAATCATACCTGACCACGGGGGCCGGATCGGCCACTCGCGATCGCGTACTCGGATGTCGCTGGGGTACTAGGACTCGAACCTAGAATGAGGGAATCAGAATCCCTAGTGTTGCCAATTACACCATACCCCAAAGCTGTTCCACTGCAGGCACTTTCAGGCGATCACTCACCGACGAAGGCACCGAGAGACCATCTTACAGGCCGATCGCGTCCCGACCAATTCGGCGCATCGGGCCAGCTCAGAGCATCCGTGACGCGGCCTGGCCGGTCAGCAGCTCTCGAGCCAGCGCCCCGTCCACGACGTCCAGCCCGGTCACCTCGGCCAGCCGGGCTGACGCGCCCGGTATCGACGCCACCGCGTCCTGCGCTCCGTGCGGCCGACCGGCACCGTCGCGGTTCAACCAGACTGCGGCCAACCCGGCCCGCAGGGCACCGATCGCGTCGGTGGCCCACCGGTCGCCGACGTAGACGACGCGCTCCGGCGGCAACCCGAGCGAGGCGGCCCCGGCCAGGAAGATCCCCGGGTCCGGCTTGGCCACGCCGAGGTCACCGGAGAACACGGCGCCGTCGATGAAGTCGGCCAGGCCGGCCGCGGCCATCTTGCGGCGCTGGTACGGCCCGTCCGCGTTGGACAGCACGGCGATGGCCGCCCCGTCCGCCCGGAAGCGCTCCAGCGCGGCCGCGACGTCGTCGAACTGCGCGTAGTGGGTGAAGATCGAGGTGTTGCGGAGTTCTTCCAGGGGCGCCGCGTCGAGTTCCAGGGTGCCCGCCGGATCCATCTCGTCAATGACGGCCGCCATCCGGGCCACCAGCATGTCGTCGAAGGTCAGTTCGCCCGACAGGAACCGCTCGTACTGCACGTCGCTGACCGCCGCCCACGAGAGGAGCATCCGCTCCCCCACGTCCGGGGCGGACCCGAACGCGGCCGCGACGTCGAGCAGGGCGTTGCGAGCGGCCCCGCTGAAGTCGATCAGCGTGTCGTCGATGTCGAACAGCACGCCGTACGGGCCAGGATTCATCGATCGGCGAGCTGCATCGCCGCCCGCAGCCGCATCATCGTGCGATCCCGGCCCAGCAACTCCAGCGACTCGTACAGCGGCGGGGAGATGGTCCGTCCGGTGGCCCCGACCCGGACCGGCGCGAAGGCCACCTTCGGCTTGAGGCCCAGTCCGTCGATCAGGGCCGCCTTCAGCGCCGACTCGATGTCGGCGGCGACGAAGTGGTCCAGACTCTCCAGGGCGCTGACCGCGGCGGCCAGGACCGGCCCGGCCTCCGGCTTGAGAACCTTGACCGCGGCCGTCGGGTCGACCTCGAACGTGGTCTCGGCGACCAGCAGGAAGTCGATCATCTCGGCCGCGTCCTTGAGCAGGATGCAGCGCTCTTGGACCAAGGGCGCGGCCCGCTCGATCACGGCGTGCTGGGTCGCGGACAGTTCGGCCAGGCGGCCGGAGGACACGACGTAGGCCGACAGTCGCGCGGCGAAGTCGGCCGGCGCGAGCATCCGCAGGTGGGTCGAGTTGATGGCCTCGGCCTTCTTGCGGTCGAAACGGGCCGGGTTGCCGGAGATCCGCTTTCCGTCGAACGCGGCGACCAGCTCCTCGGGCGTGAAGATATCGCGGTCCTCGGCCAGCGACCAACCCAGCAGCGCCAGGTAGTTGATCATTCCCTCGGCGACGAAGCCGTCCTCCCGGTACTGGAAGAGGTTGGACTGCGGATCCCGTTTGGACAGCTTGCGGTTGCCCTCACCGGTGACGAACGGCATGTGCCCGAACTCCGGGGTGTACTGCGCCACGCCGATGTCGGCCAGCGCCTCGTAGAGCGCGATCTGCCGGGGGGTGGAAGGCAGCAGGTCCTCGCCGCGCAGCACGTGGGTGATGCCCATCAGCGCATCGTCGACCGGATTCACCAACGTGTACAGCGGGTGCCCGTTTCCCCGGACCATCACCGGATCGGGCACCGTGCCGTTCGGGAAGGTCACCCGGCCCCGGACCAGGTCGTCGAACGAGATGTCGCGGTCGGGCATCCGCAGGCGCAGCACCGGGGCCCGCCCGGCGCTCTTCGCCGCCAGGACGAGGGCTTCGTCGGGCACCCGGTCGTAATTGTCGTAGCCGAGCTTCGGGTCACGTCCGGCGGCCAGGTGGCGGGCGGTGTAGTCGTCGACCGTGGAGTAGGACTCGTAGAGGTGCCCGGCCTCGAGCAGCCGCCGCGCCACGTCGGCGTAGATGTCCTTGCGCTGGCTCTGCCGGTACGGGGCGTGCGGGCCGCCGACCAGCGGGCCCTCGTCCCAATCGATGCCGAGCCAGTTCAGCGCGTCGATCAGGGACTGGTAGGACTCCTCGGAGTCCCGAGCCGCATCGGTGTCCTCGATCCGGAACACCAGGGTGCCCCCGTAGTGCCGGGCGAAGGCCCAGTTGAACAGGGCGGTCCGGGCCAGCCCGACGTGTGGTGTGCCCGTCGGTGACGGGCAGAACCGGGCGCGGACCGGGCGGACCGGCGGTTCGGCTGGGCCGCCCGTCGGCGACGGACCGGGCCCGGGGTGGGAATCGGCGGCGGGCGGGACGGGGATGCTCAGCGAGTCAGTCATAGCCCGACCAGCCTATCCGGCCCGCGCCGACCGGCTAACGGTCGACGACCGGGTTGGTGAGCGTACCGATCCCCTCGACCGTGACCGACACGGTCTGCCCGGCCACCATGGGGCCGACGCCGGCCGGGGTGCCGGTGAGGATCACATCACCGGGCAGCAGCGTCATGATCGCCGAGATGAACTCGATCTGGGCCGCCACGCTGTGCACCATGTCGGCGGTGTGGCCGTCCTGCTTGACCTCGTCGTCGAGCTCGGTGCGGATCTCGACGTCGCTCGGGTCGAGTTCGGTCTCGATCCACGGGCCGATCGGGCAGAACGAGTCGAAGCCCTTGCCGCGGGTGAACTGCACGTCGGCCCGCTGCAGGTCCCGCGCGGTGACGTCGTTGGCCACGGTGTAGCCCAGGATCACCGACGAGGCGTTCTCCGCCTTGACGTCTCGACACGGACGGCCGATCACCACGGCGAGCTCGCCCTCGAACTCCACCCGCGAGGACGACGGCGGGATCTGGATCGGGGCACCGGGGCCAATCACGGAGGTGGAAGGCTTGATGAAGATCAGCGGCTCGTCCGGGACGGCGTTGCCCAGTTCAGCGGCGTGGTCGGCGTAGTTGCGGCCCACCGCGACCACCTTCGACGGCAGGATCGGGGCCAGCAGCCGGGTCTGGCCCAGCGGCCATTCCCGGCCGGTGAATTCCGGTGTGCCGAAGGGGTGGTCGACGATCTCCTTGGCCACCAGGTTGTCCTCGTCGGTGCCTTCCACCACGACGAAGGCAACCCCCGACGGGTGGGCGATCCGGGCCAGGCGCATGAGAATTGATTCCTTTTCGGGCGGGAGGGTGAGCGGATCGCCGGCCGTCAGGACGACGACTGGACGGTCGGCCCCAGGGCGTAGACGAGCGAGTCGACCAGAGCCTGCCAGGAGGCCTCGACGACGTTGGTGTGCACACCGACGGTGGTCCACTCGGGCGCGCCGGCGGCCTTGGTCGACGCGGACGCGACCAGCACGCGGGTGACCGAGTCGGTGCCGGCGTGACCGGCCAGGATCCGGACCTTGTAGTCGATCAGTTCGACTCCGTCCAGGGCCGGCAGGTGATCGGCCAGCGCGCTGCGCAGGGCGGAGTCCAGCGCGTTCACCGGACCATTGCCCTCGGCCGTCCGGATCACCCGCTCGCCGCCGACGTGCACCTTGACCGTGGCCTCGCTCTGCACCGCGTTCCCGGCCCTCTCCACGATCACCCGGTACGACTCGAGGGTGAACGGCGCGGTCACGGCCTCACCGCGGGCCGCGGCCAGTTCGTCGCGCAGCAGGAGCTCGAAGGACGCGTCGGCCGCCTCGTAGCTCCAGCCCGCCGCTTCCCGCGCCTTGACCGTGTCGACCACCTTCGACACGACCTCGGGCAGCCCGGCCAGGTCGAGACCGAATTCCTTGGCCTTCAACTCGACCGACGCCCGTCCGGCCATCTCGGTGATCAGGATGTGCATGTCGTTGCCGACCACCTCGGGGTTCAGGTGGTTGTAGAGCTCCGGGTCGACCTTGATGGCCGACGCGTGCAGGCCGGCCTTGTGCGAGAAGGCCGACGAGCCGACGTAGGCCTGGTGGGCGTCCGGCGCGATGTTGGCCAATTCGGCCAGGGCGTGGGAAACGCGGACCATCTCGGGCAGCCGATCCGGCGGCAGCACGGGCAGGCCCAGCTTGACCACCAGGTTGCCCAGGACGGCGAACAGGTCGGCGTTGCCGGCGCGCTCGCCGTAACCGTTGGCCGTGCACTGCACGTGGGTGGCGCCGGCCTGGACGGCGGCGATGGTGTTCGCCACGGCACAGCCGGTGTCGTCCTGGCAGTGGATGCCCAGTCGGAACCCGGTGCGCTCCTTGACCTGTGCGACCACCTCGTGCAGACCGATCGGCATCATGCCGCCGTTCGTGTCGCACATGACGACGACGTCGGCCCCGGCTGTCACCGCGGCCTCGGCCACGCGAAGGCCGTAGTCGCGATCGGCCCGGTACCCGTCGAAGAAGTGCTCGCAGTCCAGGAACACGCGGCGGCCCTCGGCGACCAGGAAGGCGACCGTGTCGCCCACCATCCTCAGGTTCTCCTCCAGGGTGGTGCGCAGCGCCCGCTCGACGTGCCGGACGTCGGACTTCGCCACCAGGGTGACGATCGGCGCCCGCGAGTCGAGCAGCGCCCTGACCTGCAGGTCGTCCTGCGCCCGGACCCCGGCCTTGCGGGTGGAGCCGAACGCGACCAGCTGGGCCGAACCGAGCTTGAGTTCGCCGGCCGCGGCGCGGGCGAAGAACTCGGTGTCCTTGGGCATGGCGCCGGGCCAGCCGCCTTCGATGAACCCGACGCCGAGCTCGTCGAGAAGGGTGGCGGCGGCGATCTTGTCGGCCACCGAGTAGGTGATGCCCTCGCGTTGGGCGCCGTCGCGCAACGTGGTGTCGAACACGTGAAAAGCATCACCCAGCGGCGAGAGCTGCAGCAGTTCCGACCGCGGCGACGCGGGTGCGGTGGTGGTCATCGGAGGATCAGCTCGACGCCAGAGCGGCGAGGCGGTCACCGATGGCGGTGGTCTTGCCGGCCGAGCCGGGCTGGCGGGTGGCCAGGTCGAAGGCGACCGCGGCCTCGACGCGTCGGGCCGCGTCCGGCAGTCCCAGGTGGTCCAGCAGCAACGCCACCGACAGCACGGTGGCCGTCGGGTCGGCCGTCCCGGCCCCGGCGATGTCCGGAGCGGACCCGTGGACCGGCTCGAACATGCTCGGGTTGGCCCCCGAGACGTCCAGGTTCGCCGAGGCGGCCAGCCCGATGCCACCGGACACCGCGGCCGCCAGGTCGGTGAGGATGTCCCCGAAGAGGTTGTCGGTGACGATGACGTCGAAACGGCCCGGGTCGGTGACGAGGTAGATCATCGCCGCGTCGACGTGGGCGTAGGCGACCGTGACGTCGGGGAACTCCATCGAGACCTCTTCGACGACACGGCTCCACAGCTGACCGGCGTGCACCAGGACGTTCGTCTTGTGCACCAGGGTCAGGTGCTTGCGGGGGCGCCGGGCGGCGCGCCGGAAGGCGTCCCGCACCACGCGCTCCACCCCGAAGTACGTGTTCAGGGAGACCTCGGTGGCAATCTCGTGCGGCGTGTCCTTGCGCAGCAGGCCGCCGTTGCCCACATACGGACCCTCGGTGCCCTCACGGAGCACCAACAGGTCGATGGCCTGGTCCCCGGCCAACGGACCGACCACCCCTGGGTACAGCCGGGCCGGGCGCAGGTTGACGTGGTGGTCCAGTTCGAAGCGGATGCGCAGCAGCAGGCCTCGCTCGAGGATTCCGGACGGAACGGTCGGGTCGCCGACCGCGCCGAGCAGGATCGCGTCGTGGTCGCGCAGTTCCCGCAGGACCGAATCGGGGAGCAGTTCCCCGGTCCGGTGCCACCGGGCGGCACCGAGGTCGTAGGTGGTCGTCTCGACGGAGGGCACGACGCCCTTCAGGACCTTCAGGCCCTCCGCGACGACCTCGGGGCCGATGCCGTCACCGGGAATGACCGCGAGCTTCATGTTCAACCGTTTCTACTCTGACGCCGACGGGCCGCGATCGACCCTGGTCGGACACGCCAAGTGGGGCGGGGTGGGGGTGGAGGTTCCGTTCCCGAACGAGCGGACTCGACCGGACCGGTGCTGCGCAATAGTTACTGCGAAGAGTAACCATATCGGTCCAATAGGTGGATACCGGCGTCCAGGTGCGTGCGGAGCGAACATTTCCGCTCCGCACACCTGCCCTTGGACGGCCGACCGAGGGAACAGCGGCCGCGGGTCAGCCCGTCCCGGTCAGCGTGACCACCTCAGCGCGGGCACCGTCGCGGCCGTGCAGATGCAGGACGAGCGCGTCCGCGGCCGAGGTACCGGCGGCCAGCCGGTACGGGATGCCGGTGTCGCCCTGGTCCTGCCAGAGCGGGGCACCGGTGGTGATGGCCGGACGCGCCACGTCGAAGTCGATGGCCGGCGTGGTATCGACCGTGCCCCCGTTCTGCGGCGAGCCGTAGGCGGCATAGGTGGCCACCGAGTACCGGATCGGGAACGTGGCATCGCCCGGCCGGTAGCCGATGGCCGTCGGGTCGATCGGGATCAGCATCACATTCGTGTCGAACACGTTCGTGTCCACCGCCCCCAGGTTGAAGTTGACCGGATAGATGCCGATCAGCGATCCGGCCCCGGCGTCGTCGAACAACAAGGCGTACAACAGGTCCGAGGTACCGGCGGACGTCGGGTCACCGACCGTCTGGACCTGGACGCTGTAGTCGGCGGTGTTGTCCCCGTTGGTGTCGATGTTGACCGTCGGGAACATGTTCTTGCCCGCGCTCGCCCAGTTGCCGTAGGTGGACAGGCCGAACCAGAGGTAGCCGGGGTCACCGGCGTCGCCGGAGGTGCGGCCCGCGCCGACCGCCTGCAGATCGGCCGAGCGGTCCGCGTCGGTCGAGCAGGCGGCGCTGGTCCCCACCGCGGCCGGGGCGGGGGGCGAGGAGGTGATGGCGGCCGGCCCCGCCGTCGCGGTCCGAGCCGTACAGGCCGGAGCGCGGTTGCTGCGGTACCCGAGATTGAGCACCGAGGTCAGCGAGTTGTAGGCGACGCTGGCCGAGTCGGCCGGAGAGGACAGGGAGAATCCGGTGCCGGTCAGCACCACGGCCGGCTGGCCGTCGACGGTGCCGTCGGCGGCCGTGGTGGACGACACCGGCTCCGCCCCCCCGGAGACCGGGACCCGCAGATCGGGGTGCCCGGCCGAGGTGAGGAGCAGTCGCCCGGACGCGACCGCGAGGTACTGGCGAGCCTCGTCCAGTCCGGTCAGGGCGTTGGTCTGCTGCGCCGGGGTGCCGGCCTCCAACGTGTGCCGGAGGTCGGAGGGGGTGATGTCCATGGTCACGGCGACCGAGGAGGTGCTGCCGGGCGCGACCGTCAAGGTCGACGGGTTGACCTGATAGGTGACGCCGGGCTGGTCCGTGACCGCCTGGTAGGTCAGCGCGACCTGGGCCGCCGCGGTACCGGTGTTCTGGACCACCACGGTGGTGGTCCGGGTCACGGTGGCGACTCCCGGGTCGGCCCCGACCACCCCGAAGTTCACCGAGACGCCACCGGCGGTGCCCGAGTTGTAGGCCAGGAGCGTCGTCTCCAGGGCCGATTGCGCGTCGATGCGCCCCGACCCGACCCGGTTCGGCCCGAGCGCCGGACCGGACCGGTCGGCCGCGCCGTAGACGTCGTGGTCGGCGGTGTTGATCACGGCCGCCTTGACCTGCTCGGGGGTCCAGTCCGGCCGCTGCTGGCGCACCAGCGCAGCGATCCCGGCCACCTCGGCCGCGGCCATCGACGTGCCGGAGCGCAGGCCACCGCCGGTCCCGCTGCCCATCAAGGCGGAGGTGACGGTGTCCCCGGGGGCGGCCACGTCGGGTTTGACCGCCGCCGCGTCGTGCGGCCCACGAGCCGTCGAGGGCTCGACCAGATCGGTGATCTGATCGTCGATCTCGGGCTTCTGACCGGCCAGGCTCCCGGTGAAGGTGACGCTGATCCCGCCGTCCAGATACGGCTGGAGGGCGGCCGTCGCGGCCGGCGTCAGTTGGAACACCGGCAGATACGCGTCGCCGGCCACCGGACCCGAGAAGATCGGAGCGGCGCTGGTCAGCAGGATGCCGCGGCCGCCCGCGGCCCGGATGTTCGCAGCCCGCTGGGCCGACCCGCAGGATCGGGTGGAGTTGTCGTCGTCCCAGGTCAACCAGGCGATCTTCCCGGTCACCAGTTCCTTGTCGGCCGCGGACAGCGGGGCACACCCGTCCGCGTCGGCCGCCGAAAGGGCGACGACCTCACCGCTCACGTCGGCGGCCAGGGTCCAGGGATAGGCGGTCGACATCTGGCCGGCGACGCTCGTCGGCGGTTGCCCCGCGACGGTCACCGACAGGCCGTCGAGTTGCTGGGAGGCATCGACGGAGGAAGCCACCACCAACGACCTCGTCGAGGTGGCGAGCGAGCCGGCGGAGTCGGTCTCGTCACCGCCGTTGCCCGCCGCCACCACGGGCAGCACACCGTGCCGGGCCACCGCGTCCAGCACCGTCGTTTCCGGATCCTGGACCGCCGCCGGACCGGACAGCGACAGGTCGACGACGTCCAGGCGATCGCGGAAGTCACCGTCGCCGTTCGGGTCGAGCGCCCGGTCCAGAGCGGGGATGACGGCATCGGTCGTGCCCGAGCATCCGAAGACCTTGAACGCGTACAGCGAAGCCTGCGGAGCCATCCCCGGGCCGACCTTCATCCCGTACAGGTCGGCTCCGGTCAGTTGTCCGTAGTCACCGGTGAACGTCTGCCCGTCCGCCGTGACCCCGGCCCCGGCGATGGTGCCGGCGACGTGGGTTCCGTGACCGTTGCAGTCGATCGGGTTGGCGTCCGGATGCGGCACCGACCGGGCGGCGGTGCCGGCGCCGGAGACGGCGGAGGAGTCGTAGTCGTCGCCCACGAAGTCGTAACCTCCGACCACCCGCGCGGTCGGCGACCAGGTGTTCGTGTGGCGTGCTGCCTGGTAGACCGCGGCGGTGCCGGCGCCCCCGAAATCGGCGTGGGTGTAGTCGATCCCGGTGTCGATGACGCCGATCCGCACGCCGCGGCCGGTGACTCCCAGATCGGTCCATGACGCGAGTGCCCTGGTCAGCTGGGCGGCCCCGGCGTTGGCCGGGGACTTCGGGACGATCTCGGAGACTTGCACCACGTCGCTACGGGCGGCCACGGCTCGGAGTGCGGCCGGGTCGGCGGTCAGTCCCAGTCCGGGCACTGCGTTCGTGACGACGAACGTGGTGACCGCGTCGGGATCGGCCGCCGCGGCGGTGGCCGAGACCGATGCGGCGAGCGCGGAGATGGCCGATCGCGCTCCGGCCACGGCCACGCTGACCTGCGCCGTCGACTCACCCCGGGCGCGGGCCGAGTCGTACACGTCGGCCGCCCCGGCCATCGGCAACTGCACGAACACGGTGTGCTCGCCCGATCCAGCGGCGAGCGTCGGCTGGAGAACGGCGTTGCGGGCGGTCAGGTTGCTGTAGCCCGGTTTCATCGGCCCGGGTTGGGCCGGCGCATCGGCGACGGGGCGGCTGTCCGTCGGGTCGGTGGCCGACGCGGCCGGACCCGACGGTGCGGCCAGCCCGGCGGCCATCAGCAGCGCCGCCAGGCCGGCGGTCCGCATGCTCCGGACGGTCGATCGGCTCCGGTGTCGAGCCACACCTCACCGTCCTGTCTGATCCCGCCGATCCAGGCCCTTCCGCGGCCGCCTCCGCCGGGCGGAAGCAGCCGCGGAGGCCCGGTTCTCACATTGTCCCAGCGGCTGCACCAGGAGATGACGGTAGGGCCTGCCGAGGTCCGGCGCCAGAGGCCCACGGCTGGGCCGGCGCCGGACGTCGGTCAGTCGGCCGCGATCCCGCGGATCGCGCTGGCCGAGACGGCCGCGCCGATCGTCTCCAGCAGGCCCGCGTCGGGCAGGCCGTCGACCCGCAGCACCATGATCGAGGCGTGTCCGGAGATCTCCTGGGAGATCTGCGCGGCCAGGATGTTCACGCCGGCGTCCCCGAGCAGCCGACCGACGGTGCCCATCACGCCGGGGCGGTCGGCATAGGCGACGACCAGCAGGTCTCCTTCGGCCCGCAGGTCGAAGTGCCGGTTGTTGATCTCCACCAGTTTGGCGACCTGGTTCTCGCCGGACAGCGTCCCGGAGACCGAGCGGGTCGACCCGTCGGACATCGCCGCTCTCAGGGTCACCGACGACCGGTAGTCGCCGGTCTCCTTGGTGCTCGTCCCGGCCAGGGACAGGCCGTGTTCGGCGGCCAGGGCCGGCGCATTGACGAAGGTGACGGCTTCGGTGATCACCGGCCCGAAGATGCCCCGGACCGCGGCCAGCTGCAGGATCGTGGTGTCGGAGTCGGCCAGGTCGCCTCGCACCTCGACCACCACCTTGGCCGGCACACTGCCGGCGACGGCGGTCAGGATGGTGCCCAGCCGGGACGCGAGCGGGATCCACGGGCGGACCTCGTCGGCCACCGGACCGGCCGCCTGGACGTTGACCGCGTCGGGCACGAAGTCGCCTCGCAGGGCGAGCTTCACCGAGCGGGCGACCGCCGTCCCGGCCTTGTCCTGTGCTTCTTCGGTCGATGCACCGAGATGCGGGGTGAGCACGATGTTCGGTGCGCTGCGCAGTGGGTTGTCGGGTGCGGCCGGTTCCTTGACGTAGACGTCGATACCTGCTGCGGCGACCCGGCCCTCCGTCAGCGCGTCGGCCAGCGCCTGCTCGTCGACCAGACCGCCGCGGGCCGCGTTGATGATGATCACGTTCGGCTTGACCGTGGCCAGCTCGGCCGCCCCGATCAACCCGAGGGTCTCCGGGGTCTTGGGCAGGTGGATGGAGATGATGTCGGCCTCGCGCAGCAGGGTCGGCAGGTCCACCAGCGTCACCCCGAGCGCGGCCGCGCGGGCCGGCTGGAGGTACGGGTCGTAGGCGATGACGTGGGTGCCGAACGCGGCGATCCGGGCCGCGAACAGCTGGCCGATCCGGCCCAGCCCGACGACACCGACCGTCTTGTCGGCGATCTCGACGCCCATGAACTTGCTGCGCTTCCACTCGCCCGCGACCATGGTGGCGTGGGCGGCTGGGATCTGGCGGGCCACCGACAGCAGCAGGGCGATCGCATGTTCGGCGGCCGTGATGATGTTCGACTGCGGGGCGTTGACCACCAGCACGCCACGGGCGGTGGCCGCCGGAACGTCCACGTTGTCCAACCCGATACCGGCGCGGGCGATCACCTTGAGCCGGGGAGCGGCGGCCAGTGCCTCGGCGTCGATGGTGGTGGCCGAGCGGATCAGCACGGCGTCGGCGTCGGCCAGCGCCGGCAGGAGGGCGGCTCGGTCGGCGCCGTCGACGTGGCGGATGTCGAAGTCCGAACCGAGGGCCTGCATCGCCGAAGGGGCGAGCGTCTCGGCGATCAGGACTACCGGTGTGGCGGGAGTGGGCACGCTTTGTTCATCTCCGTCTTGCTGTCCTCGGCCGTGAGTCGATCCCCTGGCCGCGTTCGGTGGGTTCGGGCAGGCGGCGAGATGCCGCCCATCGGCCCGTCCGGTTCGGGTGCATCGGTGCGCCCGGGGGGCCATCGTATCGAGGTCGACCGGGCCGGTCGGGACGGGTCCGGCCGTCAGGGCCCGGCGCCGTCGCCCCGGCACCGCGATTGGTAAAGATCTGTGGGCGAATTCATCGTTCGCCGATGCGGGAGCTCACGCGGGCCCTACAGTGATCTCGAATTCTCCGCCACCGAAAGGAACGACAGTGACGACTCCCCCGCCCTACGGCTCTGTGCCGAGCCAGCCCCAGGGTTACCCCCCGCCGGGTCAGCCGGCCCCGGGCGCCTACCCGAACACGGGCGCGACCCCGGCGCCGGGGTACGGGCAGCCGCAGTACGGTCAGCAGCCGCCGGCCTACGGTCAGCAGCCGGGGTACGCGCAGCCGGCCTACCCCGCCGCGCCGGGCTTCGCCCCCGCCGGCTACGGAGCGCCGATGGCCGCCCGGCGACCGGGCATGGTGACCGCGGCCGCCGTTCTCGCCTTCATCTGGGGCGCCTTCGCCATCATCGGTGGCCTGATCATCATGGCCGCCAGCTCCATCGTCTCCTCGGCCTCCGCCTACTGCAACTCCCTGACCACCACGGACGCCACCACCGTGGCCGACTGCAACACCGTCAGTGGCTACAGCGGAACCTTCAAGGCGATCGCCGGTGCGCTCGCGGTCGTGGCCATCCTGCTGATCTGGGGCGGCGTGGTTGCTCTGACCGGGAAGAACGCACAGATCCTGGTGATCGGCGCGGCGGTCTTCATCCTGCTGCAGATCGTCGAACTGATCATCAGCGCCACGTCCAGCGGCAGCTTCTACGGCACCGGCATCATCGGCATCGTCGCCCCCGTGCTGATGCTGATCTTCATGCTCAACCCGGCCTCCAAGGCCTGGTTCAGGTCCAAGGGCGCCAAGACGTTCTAGACCCCACCCGACCCGGGTCTCGAC
This window of the Nakamurella panacisegetis genome carries:
- a CDS encoding HAD family hydrolase, whose protein sequence is MNPGPYGVLFDIDDTLIDFSGAARNALLDVAAAFGSAPDVGERMLLSWAAVSDVQYERFLSGELTFDDMLVARMAAVIDEMDPAGTLELDAAPLEELRNTSIFTHYAQFDDVAAALERFRADGAAIAVLSNADGPYQRRKMAAAGLADFIDGAVFSGDLGVAKPDPGIFLAGAASLGLPPERVVYVGDRWATDAIGALRAGLAAVWLNRDGAGRPHGAQDAVASIPGASARLAEVTGLDVVDGALARELLTGQAASRML
- the gltX gene encoding glutamate--tRNA ligase; the encoded protein is MTDSLSIPVPPAADSHPGPGPSPTGGPAEPPVRPVRARFCPSPTGTPHVGLARTALFNWAFARHYGGTLVFRIEDTDAARDSEESYQSLIDALNWLGIDWDEGPLVGGPHAPYRQSQRKDIYADVARRLLEAGHLYESYSTVDDYTARHLAAGRDPKLGYDNYDRVPDEALVLAAKSAGRAPVLRLRMPDRDISFDDLVRGRVTFPNGTVPDPVMVRGNGHPLYTLVNPVDDALMGITHVLRGEDLLPSTPRQIALYEALADIGVAQYTPEFGHMPFVTGEGNRKLSKRDPQSNLFQYREDGFVAEGMINYLALLGWSLAEDRDIFTPEELVAAFDGKRISGNPARFDRKKAEAINSTHLRMLAPADFAARLSAYVVSSGRLAELSATQHAVIERAAPLVQERCILLKDAAEMIDFLLVAETTFEVDPTAAVKVLKPEAGPVLAAAVSALESLDHFVAADIESALKAALIDGLGLKPKVAFAPVRVGATGRTISPPLYESLELLGRDRTMMRLRAAMQLADR
- the cimA gene encoding citramalate synthase; the protein is MTTTAPASPRSELLQLSPLGDAFHVFDTTLRDGAQREGITYSVADKIAAATLLDELGVGFIEGGWPGAMPKDTEFFARAAAGELKLGSAQLVAFGSTRKAGVRAQDDLQVRALLDSRAPIVTLVAKSDVRHVERALRTTLEENLRMVGDTVAFLVAEGRRVFLDCEHFFDGYRADRDYGLRVAEAAVTAGADVVVMCDTNGGMMPIGLHEVVAQVKERTGFRLGIHCQDDTGCAVANTIAAVQAGATHVQCTANGYGERAGNADLFAVLGNLVVKLGLPVLPPDRLPEMVRVSHALAELANIAPDAHQAYVGSSAFSHKAGLHASAIKVDPELYNHLNPEVVGNDMHILITEMAGRASVELKAKEFGLDLAGLPEVVSKVVDTVKAREAAGWSYEAADASFELLLRDELAAARGEAVTAPFTLESYRVIVERAGNAVQSEATVKVHVGGERVIRTAEGNGPVNALDSALRSALADHLPALDGVELIDYKVRILAGHAGTDSVTRVLVASASTKAAGAPEWTTVGVHTNVVEASWQALVDSLVYALGPTVQSSS
- a CDS encoding fumarylacetoacetate hydrolase family protein, encoding MRLARIAHPSGVAFVVVEGTDEDNLVAKEIVDHPFGTPEFTGREWPLGQTRLLAPILPSKVVAVGRNYADHAAELGNAVPDEPLIFIKPSTSVIGPGAPIQIPPSSSRVEFEGELAVVIGRPCRDVKAENASSVILGYTVANDVTARDLQRADVQFTRGKGFDSFCPIGPWIETELDPSDVEIRTELDDEVKQDGHTADMVHSVAAQIEFISAIMTLLPGDVILTGTPAGVGPMVAGQTVSVTVEGIGTLTNPVVDR
- a CDS encoding 3-isopropylmalate dehydrogenase, producing the protein MKLAVIPGDGIGPEVVAEGLKVLKGVVPSVETTTYDLGAARWHRTGELLPDSVLRELRDHDAILLGAVGDPTVPSGILERGLLLRIRFELDHHVNLRPARLYPGVVGPLAGDQAIDLLVLREGTEGPYVGNGGLLRKDTPHEIATEVSLNTYFGVERVVRDAFRRAARRPRKHLTLVHKTNVLVHAGQLWSRVVEEVSMEFPDVTVAYAHVDAAMIYLVTDPGRFDVIVTDNLFGDILTDLAAAVSGGIGLAASANLDVSGANPSMFEPVHGSAPDIAGAGTADPTATVLSVALLLDHLGLPDAARRVEAAVAFDLATRQPGSAGKTTAIGDRLAALASS